TGAACTCGGCGGCGTATACCACGCAGCTCTTTTACGGGGCTATCCGGGCGATCCCGGAGGGCCAGTGGCAGTCCTGCGGGGCGCTGGGCATGAGCCGTAAAGATACGCTGGCGATCCTGCTGCCGTATGCGTTCAAGCGCGCGCTGTCGTCCTATTCCAACGAAGTGGTGCTGGTGTTCAAGAGTACGTCGCTTGCCTACACCATTACGCTGATGGAAGTGATGGGCTACGGGCAACTGCTGTATGGCCGCACCTATGATGTGATGGTGTTTGGCGCGGCGGGCGTGATTTATCTTATCGTCAACGGCCTGCTGACGCTTCTGATGCGTTTGATCGAGCGCCGCGCGCTGGCGTTTGAGCGCCGCAGTTAGTTCTCTCTGCCCTCTCCCTTTATGGGAGAGGGTTTTCTGTTTGTTTTATGGCGGGTGCGCTGCGCTTACCCGCCCTACGCAAATCTGAATCTTCTTTTGTAGGGTGGGTAAGCGACGCGCACCCGCCAGTCTGAAAACCTGAATATTCTTTGTAGGGCGGGTAAGCGCAGCGCACCCGCCATCTCCCCTCACCCGCACAACCAAATAAAATACTTATACGTTTTTATTGCATATAAATTCACATAATGGCATGGTGTCAACACGCCGGGTAAACGGTGACATAAAATAAGATTGACAGACGGGAGCTTCACGCATGAAAAAAATCATTCTGGCCGCCATGCTCGCTGGCGTCGCATTCCACGCCGCGGCAGCGGATAAAATCAGCTTCGGTTCTTCGGCAACCTACCCACCTTTTGAGTCGCTCGACGCCAGCAATCAGATCGTCGGTTTCGACATCGATCTCGCCAAAGCGTTATGCAAACAAATGCAGGCGGAATGCACCTTCACCAACCATGCTTTCGACAGCCTGATCCCGGCGCTGAAATTTAAAAAATATGATGCCGTTATCTCTGGCATGGATATCACGCCGGAGCGCCAGAAACAGGTCGCCTTTACCGCGCCGTATTACGCCAACTCTGCCATCGTTATCGCTAAAAAAGGCGCATATAAATCTTTCGATGATCTGAAAGGCAAACGTATCGGTATGGAAAACGGCACCACGCACCAGAAATATCTCCAGGATAAACACCCGGAAGTGAAAACCGTGGCGTATGACAGCTACCAGAACGCGATTATCGACCTGAAAAATGGCCGTATCGACGGCGTCTTCGGCGATACCGCCGTGGTGAACGAATGGCTGAAGAACAATCCGCAGCTCGGCACCGCGTCAGAAAAAGTCACCGACCCGCAATACTTCGGCACCGGCCTTGGCATTGCGGTACGCCCGGATAACGTTGCGCTGCTGAAAAAACTTAACGACGCGCTGGCGGCCATTAAAGCCGATGGCACTTATCAGAAAATCAGCGACCAGTGGTTCCCGCAGTAAACGCCGCATTTACCTTTCAAGGCCCGCCACGCGGGCCTTCATTTTTTATATGGCGCGTAAATGGATGTGAAGATAAGTGACGGGTGTTATGCAGGCCCAGGCGGCGGGTGCGCTGCGCTTACCCGCCCTACGACTCCGAATAAGCCTTACCATCTTGCATAGGGTGGGTAAGCATCAGCGCACCCACCTTTGCGTTCTGGCGGGTGCGCTTTGCTTACCCGCCCTA
This sequence is a window from Cronobacter sakazakii. Protein-coding genes within it:
- the artJ gene encoding arginine ABC transporter substrate-binding protein ArtJ — its product is MKKIILAAMLAGVAFHAAAADKISFGSSATYPPFESLDASNQIVGFDIDLAKALCKQMQAECTFTNHAFDSLIPALKFKKYDAVISGMDITPERQKQVAFTAPYYANSAIVIAKKGAYKSFDDLKGKRIGMENGTTHQKYLQDKHPEVKTVAYDSYQNAIIDLKNGRIDGVFGDTAVVNEWLKNNPQLGTASEKVTDPQYFGTGLGIAVRPDNVALLKKLNDALAAIKADGTYQKISDQWFPQ
- the artM gene encoding arginine ABC transporter permease ArtM, whose product is MLDYLPELLKGLHTSLTLTAASIAVALVLSVIFTIILTLKTPVLVWIVRGYITLFTGTPLLVQIFLIYYGPGQFPSLQNFPWLWHVLSEPWLCALVALSLNSAAYTTQLFYGAIRAIPEGQWQSCGALGMSRKDTLAILLPYAFKRALSSYSNEVVLVFKSTSLAYTITLMEVMGYGQLLYGRTYDVMVFGAAGVIYLIVNGLLTLLMRLIERRALAFERRS